From a region of the Gossypium raimondii isolate GPD5lz chromosome 10, ASM2569854v1, whole genome shotgun sequence genome:
- the LOC105777912 gene encoding mitochondrial import receptor subunit TOM9-2 → MSVLGQGKHGGSAANDDGRSIVARLSGMSDATKRVAKEAGYVSKKLLRSTGKAAWLAGTTFLILVVPLIIEMDREQQFNELELQHQSLLGSRAAPLPPPPK, encoded by the coding sequence ATGTCGGTGTTGGGGCAAGGCAAACATGGAGGCTCCGCCGCCAATGACGACGGCAGGAGCATCGTTGCTAGACTCTCCGGAATGAGCGACGCCACGAAGAGAGTGGCGAAGGAGGCCGGCTACGTGTCGAAGAAGCTGTTGAGGAGCACGGGAAAAGCGGCGTGGTTGGCGGGGACAACGTTCCTTATCCTGGTGGTGCCACTTATCATCGAGATGGACCGCGAACAGCAATTCAATGAGCTTGAGTTGCAACACCAAAGCCTCCTTGGCTCACGCGCTGCTCCCCTCCCCCCACCTCCCAAGTAA